One Microbacter margulisiae genomic window carries:
- a CDS encoding abortive infection system antitoxin AbiGi family protein yields MALYPDILFHFTTKQSLEAILSETFKVSYARERIIGGRKEKEFAVPMVSFSDLRLSELKENIGTYGKFGIGMTKEWAVRKGLNPVMYANKESLFTENFISGIEDFFKLVAYSNDETGKYETAYNNTINTLRYIKNYKGDLIRPDKPIKKNYVFANEREWRFVPSLSENCLAFVPINKIRPSEQKAEYNRKVAHIQLSFQPDDIKYLIVEKDSDINPLISHLRQVKDRFSPDTIDRLASRILTYEQIENDI; encoded by the coding sequence ATGGCACTATATCCTGACATACTATTTCACTTCACGACAAAACAAAGTCTTGAGGCCATTCTTAGTGAAACATTTAAAGTTTCTTATGCCAGAGAACGCATAATAGGTGGAAGAAAGGAAAAAGAATTTGCTGTTCCTATGGTTTCATTTAGTGATCTTCGACTATCTGAACTTAAAGAAAACATAGGTACTTATGGAAAATTTGGAATAGGAATGACGAAAGAATGGGCTGTAAGAAAAGGCTTAAATCCTGTAATGTATGCAAACAAAGAGAGTTTGTTTACTGAAAACTTTATCAGCGGAATTGAAGACTTTTTCAAACTTGTAGCTTATTCAAATGATGAAACAGGCAAATATGAAACAGCTTATAATAATACAATTAACACTTTGCGGTACATTAAAAATTATAAAGGTGACTTAATCAGACCAGATAAACCCATAAAGAAGAATTACGTTTTTGCTAATGAAAGAGAATGGAGATTCGTTCCATCTCTTTCTGAGAATTGCCTTGCTTTTGTTCCAATTAATAAAATACGGCCTTCAGAACAAAAGGCAGAATACAACCGAAAAGTAGCACATATACAACTAAGCTTTCAACCTGACGACATAAAATATCTGATAGTTGAAAAAGACAGTGATATCAACCCATTAATCTCACACTTAAGACAGGTTAAAGACAGGTTTTCGCCCGACACTATAGACAGGCTTGCAAGTAGAATTTTGACATATGAACAAATTGAAAATGATATATAA